The Deltaproteobacteria bacterium nucleotide sequence TCGCCCCGACGTGCCCGAAGTGCGGCGGCGTCAACCGTCCCGGGGCGGACGTCTGCTACCTCTGCCGGGAGCCGCTCGGGGCGGGTCCCGGGGCGAACGCGTTCGTCGGCGGCGCCTCGCCCCCCGCGGAAGCCCGTCCCCCCCTGCGGCCGATCCCGATGCTGCTCTTCACCGAGGCGGCGCGGCACAACGTGCGGATGTCCGCCCTCCTCTTCGTCCTCCTCTTCGCCGTCTTCTTTCTCCTCGGGACCGCGATCGGGGGCGCCTACGGGGACCCCGGGACGGGGCTCGGTCTCGCTTTCGTCCTCTACGCCATCCTCGGCGCAACGGCGTACTTCAGCGGCTCCTCGATCGTGCTGTCGATCCACGGGGCGCGGGAAGCGCTCGGGGAAGAGCACCGGCAGCTGCGCAACGTCGTCGAGGAGATGGCGATCGCGGCCGGCGTGCCGCCCCCGAAGGTGTACGTGATCCAAGCCGCGGGGATGAACGCCTTCGCCGTCGGGCGGCGCCCGGAAGAGGCGTGCGTCGCCGTCACGACCGGGCTCCTCGACCGGCTGAACCGGGAAGAGCTCCAGGGGGTGATCGCGCACGAGCTCGCCCACGTCAAGAGCCGGGACACGCTGTACAACGTCTGCGCGGCCGTCCTCGTCGGGGCGATCGCCCTCCTGTCCGACATGTTCCTCCGGGGGACGTTGTGGGGCCGCCGGGGACGCACTGAAGGGGAGCGCGGGGGGAGCGGCCGGGGGAACGCCGCCTTTTTCGTCCTCGCGCTGCTGCTGGCGGTCCTCGCCCCGCTGGCGGCGAAGATCCTGCAGATGAGCATCTCCCGCCAG carries:
- a CDS encoding M48 family metallopeptidase, whose amino-acid sequence is MIGGIAPTCPKCGGVNRPGADVCYLCREPLGAGPGANAFVGGASPPAEARPPLRPIPMLLFTEAARHNVRMSALLFVLLFAVFFLLGTAIGGAYGDPGTGLGLAFVLYAILGATAYFSGSSIVLSIHGAREALGEEHRQLRNVVEEMAIAAGVPPPKVYVIQAAGMNAFAVGRRPEEACVAVTTGLLDRLNREELQGVIAHELAHVKSRDTLYNVCAAVLVGAIALLSDMFLRGTLWGRRGRTEGERGGSGRGNAAFFVLALLLAVLAPLAAKILQMSISRQREYHADAAAAGFTRNPLGLASALAKITTGGAQVPGENRGTQHLFIVNPLRVFGPDSSALMSTHPPTEERIQRLRAMGGVAGS